In Saccharicrinis fermentans DSM 9555 = JCM 21142, a genomic segment contains:
- a CDS encoding type II toxin-antitoxin system RelE/ParE family toxin: protein MNRVREVIAYKNYFQDFLKNQTIKVQDKIFKVIEIIETYERIPSQYLKAITGTDGLYEARVKLASDIWRVFCFFDKGKLVILLNGFQKKTQKTPKKEIEKAKKLMMEYFDEKRKGE, encoded by the coding sequence GTGAATAGAGTAAGAGAAGTAATTGCATATAAAAATTATTTTCAAGACTTCCTGAAAAACCAAACAATTAAAGTTCAGGACAAAATATTTAAAGTCATTGAAATAATTGAGACATACGAAAGAATACCGTCTCAATATCTTAAAGCAATTACTGGAACTGACGGACTTTATGAAGCACGAGTAAAATTGGCTTCAGATATTTGGAGAGTCTTTTGCTTTTTTGACAAAGGGAAATTGGTGATTTTACTTAATGGATTTCAGAAGAAAACACAGAAAACACCAAAGAAAGAAATTGAAAAAGCAAAAAAATTAATGATGGAGTATTTTGACGAAAAAAGAAAGGGTGAATAA
- a CDS encoding N-6 DNA methylase family protein, translated as MDKKGYISRVREDLLGARKHSKTTIESIAKSFGITNKNLVKEFTELAIILNAREVAHDSSLSTYEKYLDIVALYQSQVNLSMRTSMSVLMQQYSTPAPISFLASSYILNSSNESIYLEPSAGNGLLTIALPYRKTFVNELDDVRLENLKQQPFANISSWDALQPPKVYDENFDGIVTNPPFGSLSEPILFGKFKIKRLEHAMALNALRCMKDKGKAAIIIGGHTTWDEQGRVTAGNNRIFLNYLYHFYNVEDIILINGKKLYSRQGTSINTRLILIDGAKETPSGAAPLKNKLHSTIVNNHEELWDRVWLEPQLISNDTDKLKLLKLHAKAISIKQKQLSI; from the coding sequence ATGGATAAAAAGGGCTACATATCAAGAGTTCGTGAGGATTTACTGGGCGCTCGCAAGCACTCTAAAACCACAATAGAAAGTATTGCTAAAAGCTTCGGTATTACCAATAAGAACCTTGTTAAAGAGTTTACCGAACTGGCAATAATCCTTAACGCAAGAGAGGTAGCACACGATAGTTCGTTAAGCACTTACGAAAAGTACCTTGATATTGTAGCCCTTTACCAATCACAGGTTAACCTGTCCATGAGAACGAGCATGAGCGTTCTCATGCAGCAATATTCCACTCCTGCACCTATTTCGTTTTTGGCTTCGAGTTATATTCTTAATTCGAGCAATGAATCCATTTACCTCGAACCATCAGCAGGCAATGGTTTATTGACCATTGCACTTCCATACAGAAAGACATTTGTAAATGAATTGGATGATGTAAGACTTGAAAACCTCAAGCAGCAGCCATTTGCAAATATTAGTAGTTGGGATGCCTTGCAACCTCCCAAAGTATATGACGAAAATTTTGATGGAATAGTTACCAATCCACCTTTCGGTTCACTTTCTGAACCCATTCTATTTGGGAAATTCAAAATCAAACGATTAGAACATGCTATGGCTCTGAATGCCTTACGCTGCATGAAAGACAAGGGCAAAGCAGCCATTATCATAGGTGGTCATACCACCTGGGATGAACAAGGCAGAGTAACTGCGGGGAACAATCGCATTTTCCTGAATTACCTCTATCATTTTTACAATGTAGAAGACATCATCCTAATTAACGGCAAGAAGCTTTACTCCAGACAAGGAACTTCAATCAATACACGATTGATTCTGATTGATGGAGCTAAAGAAACACCATCAGGCGCAGCTCCACTTAAAAATAAATTGCATAGCACCATTGTCAATAACCATGAAGAGCTTTGGGATAGAGTATGGCTAGAACCTCAGCTTATTAGCAACGATACCGACAAGCTGAAATTATTAAAGCTACACGCTAAAGCAATCTCCATAAAACAAAAACAACTCTCTATATGA
- a CDS encoding P-loop NTPase family protein: MIYGSRFHGKSTVALMFADELVKQHGFKVLYVANEEGAKGTMQEKVVRLGINSPIGIIEDYNPKLFKDYDVVFIDSTQTTEVSHEELVELKKQFPRTSFVIINQANRDGTSKGGTKYEHLVDAIMHIENRSATMEKNRFPEGSTETIKIF; the protein is encoded by the coding sequence ATGATTTACGGCTCACGCTTTCATGGCAAAAGTACGGTTGCTTTAATGTTTGCCGATGAATTAGTAAAGCAGCATGGTTTTAAAGTCCTCTATGTAGCCAATGAAGAGGGTGCAAAAGGAACGATGCAAGAGAAAGTTGTACGTCTTGGCATCAATAGTCCAATTGGAATTATCGAAGACTATAATCCTAAACTATTCAAGGATTACGATGTGGTTTTTATCGACAGTACCCAAACAACAGAAGTCTCGCACGAGGAATTGGTCGAGTTGAAAAAGCAATTTCCACGAACCTCATTTGTGATTATTAATCAAGCAAACCGTGATGGCACATCGAAAGGTGGGACGAAATACGAACACCTAGTAGATGCCATTATGCACATCGAAAACAGGAGCGCCACAATGGAGAAAAATCGCTTTCCGGAAGGTAGTACTGAAACCATTAAAATCTTTTAA
- the istB gene encoding IS21-like element helper ATPase IstB, translating to MKQIEQIKQYAELLRLTQTKKSPEEILHQAQIDKLSYTEFTLELLKKEVLHRQNTDLERRLKLARLPKKHQLDNYDFNVANGITKPQLKQLRELMWLEQNYNLVLMGPSGTGKTYIAAGLVHDAVVAGYKSYFITMEELVTILKMKEMTSSALNAYNRLTKAHLIAIDDIMLFPIKKHEAVAFFNLVNHLHEQTSVIITTNKSPKQWAETLEDEVLATALLDRLLYRCEVLKLEGKSYRMENRKTIFSHEH from the coding sequence ATGAAGCAAATAGAACAAATCAAGCAGTATGCCGAATTATTGCGGCTTACCCAGACAAAGAAGTCCCCAGAAGAAATCTTGCATCAGGCGCAAATAGATAAGCTTTCATATACGGAATTCACCCTGGAGTTATTGAAAAAAGAAGTCCTTCACAGGCAAAATACCGATCTGGAGCGAAGACTCAAACTAGCCAGATTACCGAAGAAACATCAGCTGGATAACTACGATTTTAATGTTGCCAACGGTATTACAAAACCCCAACTAAAACAACTGCGTGAGTTGATGTGGCTGGAACAAAACTACAATCTGGTTTTAATGGGACCATCCGGAACCGGTAAAACCTATATTGCGGCGGGCCTTGTGCATGATGCTGTAGTTGCCGGGTACAAATCTTATTTCATCACAATGGAAGAACTTGTTACCATATTAAAAATGAAAGAAATGACATCTTCTGCTTTAAATGCTTACAACCGACTGACAAAAGCTCATTTAATTGCGATTGATGATATAATGCTTTTTCCTATTAAGAAACATGAAGCTGTGGCATTTTTCAACCTTGTAAATCACCTACATGAACAGACCTCTGTGATTATTACAACAAATAAATCGCCTAAACAATGGGCTGAAACCCTCGAGGATGAAGTCCTGGCCACGGCACTGTTAGATCGCTTGCTTTATCGATGTGAAGTCTTGAAATTGGAAGGGAAAAGCTATCGGATGGAAAACAGAAAAACAATCTTTTCTCATGAACACTAA
- a CDS encoding strawberry notch-like NTP hydrolase domain-containing protein encodes MKQAIAFTKNSITVKFGSVPPQHISTRLIELGFKTTNNKSFVRTKKLAQNEHEYLQGMLGVQGLGMAYIPTAEKGFILDTTVPDSMGHEMHIAIRKIKKSIGMPLFDFVAEKLDYENDDLVKSLSCEQIDAVSLAIYNIEKRKQGIIVGDQTGIGKGRTAAALIRYGVKSGLQPVFLSEKPNLFTDLYRDLSDIGSSALVPFIVNTKESKTNIKDKSGEVIYTAPEKPTQERIIKSKKAPNNYNFICATYSQFNQPKKPAKQQFLSSVANGNVIIMDEAHNASGSSNTGEFMQDVLRQTKGVCFLSATFAKRPDNMPIYAQKTSMSDANMSKEDLVEAIMKGGVALQEVLAAQLVSEGQMIRRERSFEGVEVNYIELKEKAKEQADIADKVTAIIRDIIGFQEKYINKQVKELDGIAAAEGKEVETRKGTSKAGVDNVPYFSKVFNVINQLLFSINASDVAEHAIQRLKQGKKPIIAFASTMGSFLEGMAKPDDVINGDFSIVLEKGLDSVLRYTEKDIDGEGQGKTFNISDLSEDAQLAYHDIIRRIEQASTGITISPLDLIIQKIKEAGYSVGEVTGRKLCVQYNSTKAKNTTALVMRRKKENTADLFRQFNENELDCLLINQSGSTGASAHAIVTDKVSADKVKQRVMVILQPELNINTEIQKRGRINRTGQIMKPIYDYIISAIPAQKRFMMMLKKKLKSLDANTTSNQKNSKSQLESDDFLNKYGDKVVRQYMLENEELNKALDNPLKFDGKDSDGTPTEGDASKVTGRVAVLSVKEQEKFYSEIIERYNDYIEYLKQADEYDLEVEILNLKAESIDKNVVIAGKGGRSVFGNDTLLEKCECNVLKKPYVKADVEKLIQKALGNKQPDGISEDIVFAHEKYVQNKLSSDIKDLEEKYKDLLDGIPEEKGYQKIPVFEKQQRMQYIVEREDEIIKAKGLDTTRIKTQSENRQRYLNNFFKYFKVGHGYFYPAVSFETDSSDNSYCIFLGFDINTKRKNPYAPSSVKLRFAISDSRKYIVLAASGDTAKEIERIMSRSIQLTSNQKEILIDRWDEAIKAFTADRQNRYIVTGNILQGAADFSGKLVSFTTKGRGVQKGILMSEAWSPDNNDNKADNYVVAPIAKLQKHIMSLRNGSTIATENRITIARHYDDTFKVIMPKTKSHIPIYTDKEVLKLLVNNRDGFEMVSGNMRASVEESKMPKLINLLGERFSLSVKIPRHYYDEYLDKGTKRDTTTDSLTNEAMQMFEQDKKEFPKRLAKQKQAAPKGKKIKLDSGKQLKLVKLRAKAILIKQKQLRAVAGL; translated from the coding sequence ATGAAACAGGCAATAGCATTCACTAAAAATAGCATTACCGTCAAGTTTGGTAGTGTTCCACCACAACATATATCTACAAGGCTTATTGAGCTAGGTTTTAAAACCACCAACAACAAAAGCTTTGTGCGCACCAAAAAGCTGGCTCAGAATGAGCATGAATACCTACAAGGTATGCTTGGTGTTCAAGGCTTGGGTATGGCTTATATTCCAACAGCCGAGAAAGGTTTTATACTAGATACTACAGTACCCGATTCGATGGGGCATGAAATGCACATTGCCATCCGTAAAATCAAGAAAAGCATTGGGATGCCTCTGTTTGATTTCGTTGCCGAGAAACTCGATTACGAAAATGATGACTTGGTAAAGTCTCTTTCGTGTGAACAGATTGATGCTGTATCATTAGCTATCTACAATATTGAAAAACGTAAGCAAGGAATCATCGTTGGCGACCAAACAGGCATTGGTAAAGGGAGAACGGCAGCAGCTTTAATTCGCTACGGTGTGAAAAGTGGTTTGCAGCCTGTGTTCTTATCTGAAAAGCCCAATCTGTTTACGGACTTGTATCGCGATTTATCAGACATAGGAAGTTCTGCCCTGGTTCCGTTTATAGTGAATACCAAAGAGAGTAAAACCAATATCAAGGATAAAAGCGGAGAAGTGATTTATACAGCTCCCGAAAAGCCTACTCAGGAGCGGATTATTAAGAGTAAGAAAGCACCCAATAATTACAATTTTATTTGTGCTACCTATTCACAATTCAACCAACCGAAAAAACCAGCCAAACAGCAGTTTCTAAGTTCTGTAGCCAATGGTAATGTCATTATCATGGACGAAGCTCACAATGCTTCAGGAAGTTCTAATACAGGCGAATTTATGCAAGATGTATTGCGCCAAACCAAAGGTGTTTGTTTCCTATCCGCCACATTTGCTAAGCGTCCAGATAACATGCCAATTTATGCTCAAAAAACATCTATGAGTGATGCCAATATGAGCAAAGAAGATTTGGTAGAGGCGATTATGAAAGGCGGTGTAGCCTTGCAAGAAGTACTCGCTGCACAATTGGTGAGTGAGGGACAAATGATAAGGCGTGAACGCTCTTTCGAGGGTGTTGAAGTAAACTACATTGAACTAAAAGAAAAAGCCAAAGAACAGGCTGATATTGCAGACAAGGTTACGGCTATCATTCGTGATATTATAGGCTTCCAGGAGAAGTATATCAACAAGCAAGTAAAGGAGCTAGATGGCATTGCAGCAGCCGAGGGAAAGGAAGTTGAAACCAGAAAAGGAACAAGCAAAGCAGGGGTTGATAATGTACCGTATTTCTCAAAGGTCTTTAATGTCATTAACCAATTGCTGTTTAGTATCAATGCCTCCGATGTTGCCGAACATGCCATACAGAGATTGAAGCAAGGCAAAAAGCCGATCATTGCTTTTGCCTCCACAATGGGAAGTTTTTTAGAAGGCATGGCAAAACCCGATGATGTGATAAACGGAGATTTTTCTATCGTATTGGAGAAAGGATTGGATTCAGTTCTCCGCTATACAGAGAAAGATATTGATGGCGAAGGTCAAGGGAAAACCTTTAACATATCAGATTTGTCCGAAGATGCTCAATTGGCTTACCATGATATTATCAGACGAATTGAACAAGCTTCAACAGGAATTACCATTAGCCCACTGGACCTAATCATCCAAAAAATAAAAGAAGCCGGCTATTCAGTTGGCGAAGTTACGGGGCGTAAGCTTTGTGTACAATACAACTCTACCAAAGCTAAGAATACAACGGCATTGGTAATGAGGCGTAAAAAAGAAAATACAGCGGATTTATTTCGTCAGTTTAATGAGAATGAATTGGATTGTTTGCTTATCAATCAAAGTGGTTCGACAGGAGCTTCAGCACATGCCATTGTTACCGATAAAGTATCAGCTGATAAAGTGAAGCAGCGTGTGATGGTGATACTCCAACCGGAATTGAACATCAACACCGAGATTCAAAAGCGTGGTAGAATCAATCGTACAGGGCAAATAATGAAACCGATTTACGATTACATTATTTCTGCTATTCCTGCACAAAAGCGTTTTATGATGATGCTTAAAAAGAAGCTGAAATCATTGGATGCGAATACTACCTCCAACCAAAAGAACAGTAAATCACAATTGGAATCGGACGACTTTTTAAATAAGTACGGAGACAAAGTGGTACGTCAATACATGTTGGAAAACGAAGAGCTAAACAAAGCTTTGGACAACCCATTAAAGTTTGATGGTAAGGATAGTGATGGAACGCCAACAGAGGGCGATGCTTCAAAAGTAACGGGTCGTGTAGCCGTTCTTTCTGTAAAGGAACAAGAGAAATTTTATAGCGAGATTATTGAGCGTTATAACGATTATATCGAATACCTCAAACAAGCCGATGAATATGACTTAGAAGTGGAGATTTTAAATCTAAAAGCGGAATCCATTGATAAGAATGTGGTCATTGCCGGGAAAGGTGGACGCTCGGTTTTTGGTAACGATACACTATTAGAAAAATGTGAATGTAATGTACTCAAAAAGCCTTATGTCAAAGCTGATGTTGAGAAATTGATACAAAAGGCTCTCGGTAATAAACAGCCAGATGGCATTTCTGAAGATATAGTTTTCGCACATGAGAAGTATGTGCAAAATAAGCTGAGTTCCGATATAAAGGACTTAGAAGAGAAGTATAAAGACTTGTTGGATGGTATTCCTGAAGAAAAAGGGTATCAGAAAATCCCTGTGTTTGAGAAGCAACAGCGAATGCAATATATCGTTGAGCGTGAAGATGAAATCATTAAAGCCAAAGGGCTTGATACCACTCGAATAAAAACACAAAGCGAAAACCGTCAACGCTACTTAAATAACTTCTTCAAATACTTCAAGGTTGGGCATGGCTATTTCTATCCTGCGGTAAGCTTTGAAACCGATAGTAGCGATAATTCCTATTGTATCTTTTTAGGCTTTGATATTAACACAAAACGCAAGAATCCTTATGCGCCATCTTCGGTAAAGTTACGCTTTGCCATTTCAGACAGTCGTAAATACATCGTGTTGGCTGCATCGGGCGATACAGCCAAGGAAATTGAGCGGATTATGAGCCGTAGTATACAGCTCACATCAAATCAGAAAGAAATATTAATTGACCGATGGGATGAAGCGATTAAAGCCTTTACAGCAGATAGGCAAAACCGCTACATCGTAACAGGAAATATCTTACAAGGAGCTGCCGATTTTTCAGGCAAGTTGGTAAGCTTTACAACCAAAGGTAGAGGTGTTCAGAAAGGAATTTTAATGTCAGAAGCCTGGTCGCCTGACAACAACGATAATAAGGCAGATAATTACGTTGTAGCTCCAATAGCCAAACTTCAAAAACATATTATGAGCCTACGCAATGGCTCAACTATTGCCACCGAAAACAGAATCACAATAGCTAGGCATTATGATGATACTTTCAAGGTCATCATGCCTAAAACTAAAAGCCATATTCCAATATACACGGATAAAGAAGTGTTAAAGCTTTTGGTCAATAATCGTGACGGTTTTGAGATGGTATCGGGTAATATGAGAGCTTCGGTAGAAGAAAGTAAAATGCCCAAGCTGATTAACCTACTTGGAGAGCGATTCAGTTTATCGGTTAAAATACCACGTCATTATTACGATGAGTATTTGGATAAAGGAACAAAACGGGACACCACCACAGACAGCCTTACCAATGAGGCAATGCAGATGTTTGAGCAAGATAAAAAGGAGTTCCCAAAACGACTAGCCAAGCAGAAACAAGCAGCACCGAAAGGCAAAAAGATAAAGCTTGATAGCGGAAAGCAATTAAAGCTTGTAAAACTCCGTGCAAAAGCAATCCTAATTAAGCAGAAACAGCTTCGAGCAGTAGCCGGGCTTTAA
- a CDS encoding reverse transcriptase domain-containing protein — protein sequence MTTSYGFRPKRGAQDAIKQIKQNIYDGHHFIYDADLSKYFDTIPHDKLFVLLKERISDKGILDIIEQWLTAPKQLKNGKLLSSTAGTPQGGVISPLLSNIYLHAFDRIVNNSKSKFSKANIRIVRYADDFVLMGTYYYSREILAHIDSLMTRMGLTINKEKTTILHVHKKSLFFLGFEFRVIRSKFAWNRKNYTNVRPSMKSRSKLFANIRELLAKRRHWKIEPLLYKLNSLLIGWLNYFSINKVTHIWETIKVIIKHLDYKLFKWLKSKGRKAHKSLRQRPYSTFVQSKRLLDLEKYARLKTLAKAQ from the coding sequence ATTACTACTTCATATGGATTTAGACCCAAACGGGGGGCACAGGATGCAATCAAGCAAATCAAACAGAATATCTACGATGGACATCATTTCATCTATGATGCAGATTTATCGAAATACTTCGATACCATTCCTCACGATAAACTGTTTGTACTGCTTAAAGAACGCATCAGTGACAAAGGAATTCTGGATATTATCGAACAGTGGTTAACAGCCCCAAAACAATTAAAGAACGGAAAGTTGTTGTCGAGTACAGCAGGTACGCCGCAAGGAGGGGTTATTAGTCCATTGTTATCGAATATTTACCTACATGCTTTTGACCGAATAGTCAATAATTCAAAGAGTAAATTCTCCAAAGCAAACATACGAATTGTGCGTTATGCCGATGACTTTGTGCTTATGGGAACTTACTATTACAGCAGAGAAATATTAGCACATATCGATTCATTAATGACACGGATGGGGCTTACCATCAATAAGGAAAAGACAACTATTTTGCATGTGCATAAGAAAAGCCTATTCTTTTTGGGGTTTGAGTTCAGGGTAATCCGCTCCAAATTCGCTTGGAACAGGAAGAACTATACCAACGTCCGCCCGAGTATGAAATCAAGGAGTAAACTCTTTGCCAACATTCGTGAGCTTTTAGCAAAACGTAGGCATTGGAAGATTGAACCTTTGCTTTACAAGCTCAACTCATTATTAATAGGTTGGCTTAATTATTTCTCTATAAATAAGGTAACGCACATTTGGGAAACCATAAAGGTTATCATCAAACACTTGGATTATAAACTATTTAAATGGCTCAAAAGCAAAGGACGTAAAGCGCACAAGTCGCTTCGCCAGCGACCATACAGTACTTTTGTACAAAGCAAAAGGCTGTTAGACTTGGAAAAGTATGCACGCTTGAAAACCCTTGCGAAAGCTCAATGA
- a CDS encoding helix-turn-helix domain-containing protein — MNIKAIKTEEDYNQALQRLEKIFHAPINSIEGDEAEVLSILIEKYEDENYPIEAPDPIEAILFRMEQMDMTKKDLADVLGYKSRVSEIFSKKRKLNINMIRKLHDKMNIPYESLIANY, encoded by the coding sequence ATGAATATTAAAGCTATAAAAACAGAAGAGGATTATAATCAAGCACTTCAAAGACTTGAGAAAATATTTCATGCACCCATTAATTCTATTGAGGGAGATGAAGCAGAAGTTCTATCAATACTAATTGAAAAATACGAAGATGAGAACTATCCTATTGAAGCACCAGATCCAATTGAGGCGATATTGTTCAGAATGGAACAAATGGACATGACAAAAAAAGATTTAGCAGATGTGCTTGGGTACAAAAGTAGAGTTTCAGAGATTTTTAGTAAAAAGAGAAAACTAAATATAAATATGATTCGCAAACTTCATGACAAGATGAATATTCCGTATGAGTCGTTGATTGCGAATTATTAA
- a CDS encoding type II toxin-antitoxin system HigB family toxin, whose protein sequence is MRVIAKKILRDFWEKYTDSEQQLKTWYKEASKADWKTPNDIKDEYAKSSILKNGKVVFNICGNKYRLIVDINYERQWVFILFIGTHKEYDKINADKI, encoded by the coding sequence ATGAGAGTAATTGCAAAAAAGATACTTCGTGATTTTTGGGAGAAATATACCGACTCAGAGCAACAATTAAAGACTTGGTATAAAGAAGCTTCAAAAGCCGATTGGAAAACCCCAAACGATATTAAAGATGAATATGCGAAATCGAGTATCTTAAAAAATGGGAAAGTTGTTTTTAATATTTGTGGCAATAAATATCGATTAATAGTCGACATAAATTATGAAAGACAATGGGTATTTATCCTATTTATTGGGACACATAAAGAGTATGACAAAATAAACGCAGACAAAATTTAA
- a CDS encoding reverse transcriptase family protein, giving the protein MENRTTYIDASLLVSPSSFLTDERVREFQRKLYVRAKQDKEFKAYSLSDKMSLDYVIEESYRRVKQNYSKGTGVDKMSFADIEKYGVSKFLKELQTELRTNTYRSQAVRQVEIPKEKKGEFRMLGIPTIKDRVAQMAVKMLIEPL; this is encoded by the coding sequence ATGGAAAACAGAACGACCTATATTGACGCAAGTCTATTAGTAAGTCCATCGTCATTTCTGACCGATGAAAGAGTTCGTGAATTCCAAAGGAAGCTATACGTTAGAGCCAAGCAAGACAAGGAATTTAAAGCTTATAGTTTAAGCGACAAGATGAGCTTAGACTATGTGATAGAGGAATCCTATCGTAGAGTAAAACAGAATTATTCCAAAGGCACAGGAGTTGACAAGATGTCGTTTGCAGATATTGAGAAATATGGTGTATCCAAATTCCTCAAGGAGTTGCAAACAGAACTTCGTACCAATACCTACCGAAGTCAGGCTGTTCGTCAGGTAGAAATCCCGAAGGAGAAGAAAGGTGAGTTTCGCATGTTGGGTATTCCCACCATAAAAGACAGAGTAGCACAAATGGCTGTTAAGATGCTGATTGAGCCACTTTGA
- a CDS encoding glycoside hydrolase family 108 protein encodes MKTFDDLFDGVIKHEGYYANVEGDRGGETYMGVARNLHPNWKGWEFIDAYKETYGTIKWNFKIDVPELTQFVKDFYKETFFEKFKIDGILDGSLQEIIFDWCVNSGHWGARGVQRVLNQFFDEDLKMDGIIGFNTLTAINIHNPKDLFREIKKARIRYYHKIAKKGKSHLFLDGWLTRVNSMNFKSK; translated from the coding sequence ATGAAAACATTTGATGACTTGTTTGATGGAGTAATCAAACATGAGGGCTATTATGCCAATGTAGAGGGCGACCGAGGTGGGGAAACCTACATGGGTGTTGCCCGGAATTTACATCCTAATTGGAAAGGTTGGGAGTTTATTGATGCCTATAAAGAAACATACGGCACAATTAAGTGGAACTTCAAAATAGATGTTCCTGAACTGACACAATTCGTTAAGGATTTTTATAAAGAGACGTTTTTTGAGAAGTTCAAAATAGATGGTATTCTTGATGGCTCTCTACAAGAAATAATCTTTGATTGGTGTGTCAATAGTGGTCATTGGGGAGCGAGAGGTGTTCAGCGTGTACTAAACCAGTTCTTTGATGAAGATTTGAAGATGGATGGCATTATCGGCTTCAATACCCTAACAGCTATAAATATCCACAACCCAAAAGATTTGTTTCGGGAGATTAAGAAAGCAAGAATCCGCTATTACCATAAAATTGCCAAGAAAGGTAAAAGTCATTTGTTCCTTGATGGTTGGTTAACAAGAGTGAACTCTATGAATTTTAAATCAAAATAG
- a CDS encoding helix-turn-helix domain-containing protein, producing MKTKSWSEIKNDVYGEKGTERRDELERDFESFKIGLLLRQAREEKHLTQTELADRVDKKRTYISRVENNGSNLTLKTLYDIVEKGLGGKVKIQIEL from the coding sequence ATGAAAACTAAAAGTTGGTCTGAAATAAAGAATGATGTATATGGTGAAAAAGGTACAGAAAGACGTGACGAACTGGAACGTGATTTTGAATCTTTTAAAATAGGACTTTTATTACGCCAAGCAAGAGAGGAAAAACATCTAACACAAACAGAACTTGCTGACAGAGTAGATAAAAAACGCACATATATATCACGTGTAGAAAATAATGGTAGCAACTTGACTTTAAAAACCCTTTATGACATTGTTGAAAAAGGACTGGGTGGAAAAGTTAAAATTCAAATAGAACTCTAA
- the istA gene encoding IS21 family transposase, protein MNKNQKVFMWYKVNELWKQGLNKSQISRELEIDRGTVRKYLAMDEQTFMLWINKPHRLSKKLSGYYKYVKTLLESTPYLSAAQVEDRLKESFEDLPKADSKTVYNFVKTIREKHAINKYKEVGSRQYQKLPEVAYGSEAQVDFGEITMQSGEGHRIKVYFFAMVLSRSRYKYVYCQRCPFTTQTAVYAHELAFNYFNGIPSKIIYDQDKVFIKGENLGDVLLTEGFRSFCQQYSFETIFCRKADPESKGKVENVVKYVKYNFLKGRTFQDQNTLQEDCLVWLKRTANAKLHGTTRKVPYEQWLIEQSHLEPYRDTPEKPLILLPGYKVRKDNTVAYKGNFYSLPIGTYKDADTTVLLDDKGIPWTCYLM, encoded by the coding sequence ATGAATAAAAACCAAAAAGTTTTTATGTGGTACAAAGTTAATGAATTATGGAAACAAGGACTCAATAAGAGTCAAATAAGTAGAGAGCTTGAGATAGATAGAGGCACTGTCCGTAAATATTTAGCAATGGATGAACAGACTTTTATGTTGTGGATAAATAAGCCGCATCGCCTGTCAAAAAAGCTCTCTGGTTATTATAAATATGTAAAAACACTTCTCGAAAGCACGCCTTACTTGTCAGCCGCCCAGGTAGAAGATCGTTTAAAAGAATCATTTGAAGATTTACCGAAAGCAGATAGCAAAACGGTCTATAACTTCGTAAAAACGATTCGGGAGAAGCATGCCATCAATAAGTACAAAGAAGTGGGTTCCCGTCAATATCAAAAGCTGCCTGAGGTAGCTTATGGTAGCGAGGCTCAGGTTGATTTTGGCGAGATTACTATGCAGAGTGGAGAAGGTCATCGTATCAAAGTGTATTTCTTCGCCATGGTACTTTCGCGTTCTCGCTACAAGTACGTTTATTGTCAACGCTGCCCTTTTACCACCCAAACTGCGGTATATGCTCACGAGTTAGCTTTTAATTACTTTAACGGTATACCAAGTAAGATCATTTACGATCAGGATAAAGTATTTATAAAGGGGGAAAATCTTGGTGATGTTTTATTAACAGAAGGATTTCGAAGTTTTTGCCAGCAATACTCTTTTGAAACTATTTTTTGCAGGAAAGCAGATCCTGAATCCAAGGGAAAGGTTGAGAATGTGGTGAAATATGTCAAATATAACTTCCTGAAAGGTCGTACATTTCAGGATCAAAACACCCTTCAGGAAGATTGCCTGGTATGGCTTAAACGTACAGCAAATGCCAAGCTTCACGGAACCACCAGGAAAGTCCCTTATGAACAATGGTTGATTGAACAATCACATCTGGAACCTTACCGCGACACCCCTGAAAAACCATTAATATTACTGCCTGGTTACAAGGTTCGAAAAGACAACACCGTTGCCTACAAGGGAAATTTTTACAGTTTACCAATAGGGACTTACAAAGATGCCGATACAACCGTGCTTCTTGATGACAAAGGGATACCCTGGACTTGTTATCTGATGTAA